In a single window of the Acidobacteriota bacterium genome:
- the msrA gene encoding peptide-methionine (S)-S-oxide reductase MsrA, whose amino-acid sequence MAELQTATLAAGCFWCVEAIFDALEGVEDVVSGYTGGHTENPTYQQVCSETTGHAEAIQIRFDPDIISYEDLLRIFFTTHDPTTLNRQGNDVGSSYRSGIFYHDEQQSASAKTVRDEIAAEGLYSDPIVTEITAFDRFWPAEDYHQEYFENNSNQPYCAAVVAPKVAKFRQKYASRLKK is encoded by the coding sequence ATGGCTGAACTGCAGACAGCGACCTTGGCCGCAGGATGTTTTTGGTGCGTCGAAGCTATCTTCGACGCCCTTGAGGGCGTCGAGGACGTCGTTTCCGGCTATACCGGCGGCCACACCGAAAACCCGACCTACCAGCAGGTCTGCTCCGAAACCACCGGCCACGCCGAAGCGATACAGATCCGTTTTGACCCCGACATAATTTCCTACGAAGACCTGCTCAGAATCTTCTTTACCACGCACGACCCGACAACGCTGAACCGCCAAGGCAACGATGTTGGTTCATCATATCGCTCGGGTATTTTTTACCATGACGAGCAACAGAGCGCATCGGCGAAAACTGTCCGCGACGAGATCGCGGCTGAAGGTCTGTATAGCGATCCCATCGTCACCGAAATTACTGCATTCGACCGTTTTTGGCCCGCGGAAGACTATCATCAGGAATATTTTGAGAATAATTCCAACCAACCATACTGCGCCGCGGTCGTCGCTCCAAAAGTAGCGAAATTCAGACAGAAGTATGCTTCGCGGCTGAAAAAGTAG